CGCGGCCGTCGTGGCGCTCGGCGAGCGCATCGGCGTCCTCATGGCGTCCGACGACGCGCTGGCCGGCGACCTGCTGGCCGCGTCGCGGCGCACCGGCGAGGCGTTCTGGCAGCTGCCGCTGGCGACCGAGCAGTACGGCGAGCGGCTGGAGGGCGCCATCGCCGACCTGCGCAACGCCGGCAGCCGGTCGGCGGGGACGATCTTCGCGGGCCTGTTCCTGCACGAGTTCGTCGGGGACGGCATCCCCTGGGCACACCTCGACATCGCCGGCGTCGCGTGGACGGACGAGCCGTACGGCTACCACGCCAAGGGTGCCACCGGGGTGCCGGTCCGGACACTGGTGCGCTGGCTGCAGGCCGGTTGAGCGCGGTGGAAGCCGGCCGGCGCGGCTACGTCCTGCTGGTCAACGCCGCGGCCGGCAGCGCCGAGGACGCCGCCATCGACACGGCCGCGGCCACGCTGCGTGACGCCGGTCACGACGTCGAGGTCCGCGCCTGCGGGCACCCGGACGACGTGGATGCCGTGATCGGCGACCTGGCCGGCCGCACGCTGGTGGTGTGCGGCGGTGACGGGTCCTTGCACGTCGCGGTCACGCGCCTGCGCGCGACCGGGCACCTCGACACCTCCGTGGCGCTGCTGCCGCTGGGTACCGGCAACGACTTCGCCCGGGCCATGGACCTGCCGCTGGAGGATCCGGCGGCCGCCGCGGCCCGCATCCTGGACGCGTCCTCGCGGCGGATCGACCTGCTCGTCGAGGCCGGCGGCGAGCGCGTCTGCGTCAACGCCCTCCACCTCGGGCTTGGCGCGACCGCGGCCGTGCGCGCCGAGGCGCTGAAGGACACGCTGTCCGACCTCGCCTACCCGGTCGGGGCGCTGCTGGCGGGGCTCACGGAGGGCGGTACGCCGGTCCGGGTCACCGTCGACGGCCGCGAGCTCGCCGACGGCCCCACCCTGCTGGTCGCCGTGTGCAACGGCCCCGGCTTCGGTGGTGGCGCGCTGGCCGCGCCGGATGCCGACCCGACCGACGGCCTGCTCGACGTCGTGGTCTCGCAGGCCACCGGGCCGCTGGAGCGGGCCGCCTTCGGGCTCGCGCTGCAGCGCGGCACGCACCTTCAGCGCGACGACGTCGTCCTGGCCCGCGGCCGCGAGGTCACGGTCGAGGGCGAGGGCCTCCGCGACGACGTCGACGGCGAGCTGGGTGAACCCGACGACGCCGCCCGGACCTGGCGGGTCGAGCCGCGCGCCTGGACCTTCCTGGGCTGAGCGCGTCCGTCGGGTCAGGCCGGCTGGGCGACCTTCTGCAGGAAACGTGCCCGGTCGACGAGGACGCGGCGGTGGCGGATCTTGGCGATGGTCTCGCCGCCGTCCTCGACCAGCACGTTGAACTCCAGCCGGCGGCCGTGGTGGCCGATGAGCGTCGCGTGCGCACAGACGGTGTGACCGACCGGGGTGGCCTTGAGGTGCTCGACCTCGGCCCAGGCACCCACCGACGTCTGCCCCTCGGGCAGGTCGTCCGCGATCGCCTGCACGCAGGCACTCTCCGCCAGCGCCAGCAGCGCCGGCGTGCCCAGCACGGGCACGTCGCCCGAGTCGAGCCGCTCGGCAGTGTGCTCCGGCGCGACGGTCAGCTGTCGGTTGCGCTTCAGACCGGGGTCACAGTGACCCATGGTGACATCACCTCGTCCACAGACGACGTCCGGGCAGGCCGCCCGGACCTGCCGAGCGTACCCCTCGCCGGTGCGGCTGTCCGTGGACGCGGCGCGGCGAGCGCGCCGCAGGTGCCCGGCCGGTCACCGGTCGAGGGGCGGGGAGCGCGGTGGTCGAACAGGCAGCGGGTCGAACCCGACTGGCCTCCGGACGGTCCCCGGCGTCTTCCCGGCGCCCGCATCGGCTTGCAGTATCGAACCGACCGCGGTCGGGGGTTCGCGGACGGCGTTCGCACCCGGCGGCGCCGGCAGACGTCGAAAACGAGGTACTCGACATGACCTACCCACCCAACGACCCGAACCGACCGCCCGAGCGCGAACGCGAGGTCATCGTCACCAACGGTGGTGGTGGCGGCGGCGGGGCCGGCACCGCGATCGCCGTGATCGTGGCGATCGTGGCCATCGTCATCCTGCTCTTCGTCTTCCTCGGCGGCCGTCTCGGTGGCGGCGGCGAGGGCGACGGCGGCACCACCGTCGACGTCCCCGACGAGGTGGACATCAACGTCGACGCGCCCGACGGCGGCGGCGGTGACGGTGGCGGCGAAGGCGGCGAAGGCGGCGAAGGCGGCGAAGGCTGACCCACCCCCTCCTCCCAACTCTCCCGGACGACGCCCACGGCACCTCGAGGCCGTGGGCGTCGTCGTGTCGCGGCGGGCGAGCACGGCGCACGCGGCCGCGCCGGTTGGCCAGATCGGGGTGACGGCTGGCAGGCTGCGCGCCCGCGCCCGGTCGCTGCCGGACGCGTCCGGGGCGGTGCCCCCGTGGGACGACGTGTCCCGCCGCCCGCCCGTTCCCCGCAGCCGAGGAGTCGTCGCCGTGGAGGCCCCTGCCGCCGTACTCGCGCTGGTGCTGGCCATGACCGCCGTCGGCGGGGCCGCCCTGGTCTGGTTCTTCCCGACGTGGGGCGCCGTGCGGCACGGCTACGAGGTGCTCAGCGGCGCCCTGGTCGCGCTGCTCGCCTGGGGAGCCTGGGGGTCGCTACGTGCGCCCGTACGCACCCTCGAGGGCACTGCGCAGGCCGCCGACGGGGAACGCGCACTCGTCCTGCTGCTGGCCATGACGATCCTGACGGCGCTCGCGACGCTGGTGCTGGCCGTGCCGCTGCCGCCGGTCCTGGGGCGGGTGCTGGGCAGCCTCGGCGCGCTGGTCGGACTGGCCTCGTTCGTCCCGCTGGCGGCGATCCGCGCCGCCCGCGACGGCGCCGGCGGGCTGCCCCAGGGCGTGGTCGAACTGCTGCTCGGGTCGCTGCTGCTGGGCGGGATCTGGGCCGGCATGGTGCTCGGCCACTGGTACCTCGTCGAGCGGCGGCTCTCCAACCGCTACATGGTGCTCATGGCGTGGACCAACGTGGCCGCCGTGGCGGCCGGGATCGCGTCGGTGCTGCTGTCGGGCCGCAACCCCGCGCCCTGCGAGGGGCTGGCGGGGCCCGACTTCGAGGCCTGCGCCCGCACCTTCTCGCCGATCCTGCGCATCGGCTCCATGACGCTGATCCTCGGCCTGGGTGTGCTGGCGCTGATCGCCCTGATCGCAGGATTCAACGTCAAGCTCGCGCGTGAAGGCGGCCGCAGCATCCAGGCCTCGACCGGGATGTTCTACCTGGCCGTGATCCTCGCGCCGGCCGCCGAGTTCGCCGCCAAGGTGCGCTTCTACTGACCGGTCGCTCGCCGGGTCGCCGGCGAGCGACGGCGGACCGGCGGACCCGACGTGCGCCGGCGGGCGGCCGCGGTAACGTCCGCCTCGCTCACCTCGGCCCGACGTGGGCCACCAGTTCGTCCGGTGACACCTCGATTCCTCTCGGTCCACGGCGGTGACGCCCTCGGGGGCCGCGCGGCGGGCGCGCCTGCGCTACGACCGCGCGATTCGGTGGCCGACGGGGTGACGATTGTCCTTGACACGGCGGGCGCCGTCTATCCTCCGCGCCGCTCGACCGGCTGTATCGCCGTCCTCGGAGCGTCCTGTGCCTCAGCACCCGTTCGCAGCACCCGCCCTCGTGCGGGAGGGCTCCGCCCGTCACACGCCGTCCACCGGGACGGCGGCGTCGACGACCGCCAACGGCGCGCGCCGAGGGATGCCGGCCCCCAGCTGGGACGAGATCGCCGAACAGTACGGCGACATGGTCTTCACGATGGCCTATCGGCTCACCGGCGACCGTGACGAGGCACGCGACCTGGCCCAGGACGTCTTCGTCCGCGTCTACCGCAATCTCGACCGCT
This is a stretch of genomic DNA from Egicoccus sp. AB-alg2. It encodes these proteins:
- a CDS encoding diacylglycerol kinase family protein, giving the protein MEAGRRGYVLLVNAAAGSAEDAAIDTAAATLRDAGHDVEVRACGHPDDVDAVIGDLAGRTLVVCGGDGSLHVAVTRLRATGHLDTSVALLPLGTGNDFARAMDLPLEDPAAAAARILDASSRRIDLLVEAGGERVCVNALHLGLGATAAVRAEALKDTLSDLAYPVGALLAGLTEGGTPVRVTVDGRELADGPTLLVAVCNGPGFGGGALAAPDADPTDGLLDVVVSQATGPLERAAFGLALQRGTHLQRDDVVLARGREVTVEGEGLRDDVDGELGEPDDAARTWRVEPRAWTFLG
- a CDS encoding thioesterase family protein → MGHCDPGLKRNRQLTVAPEHTAERLDSGDVPVLGTPALLALAESACVQAIADDLPEGQTSVGAWAEVEHLKATPVGHTVCAHATLIGHHGRRLEFNVLVEDGGETIAKIRHRRVLVDRARFLQKVAQPA